The following proteins come from a genomic window of Aspergillus luchuensis IFO 4308 DNA, chromosome 3, nearly complete sequence:
- the ilv3B gene encoding putative mitochondrial dihydroxy acid dehydratase (COG:E;~EggNog:ENOG410PKQ6;~InterPro:IPR000581,IPR004404,IPR037237,IPR042096, IPR020558;~PFAM:PF00920;~go_function: GO:0003824 - catalytic activity [Evidence IEA];~go_function: GO:0004160 - dihydroxy-acid dehydratase activity [Evidence IEA];~go_process: GO:0009082 - branched-chain amino acid biosynthetic process [Evidence IEA]) — MNPAKPAVTSTLGEAKYLEFPCVPAGTKHEDGTPVLNRWSSTITRGHEFPGAKAMLYAAGIPDHNAMTRSPQVGVASVWWEGNPCNMHLLDLAKTVKKAITDQGMIGWQYNTIGVSDAIGMGSEGMRFSLQTREIIADSVESVTCAQYHDACIAIPGCDKNMPGVVMGMARHNRPSIMLYGGTIEVGYSQLLRKRVSVSTCFEAAGAYTYNTLRQPDDGGDTSKSKDEIMDDLERHACPSAGACGGMFTANTMATAIESMGLSLPGSSSTPASSPTKMRECVKAAEAIKVCMEKDIRPRDLLTKRSFENALVMTMALGGSTNGVLHFLAMARTAGVDLTLDDVQRVSNKIPFIADLSPSGKYYMADLYEVGGIPSVQKLLIAAGLLDGDIPTVTGKTLAQNVASHPSLSADQVIIRPLDNPIKATGHLQILRGNLAPGGAVAKITGKEGLRFTGKARVFDKEHQLNEALNQGKIPHGENLVIVVRYEGPKGGPGMPEQLKASAALMGAKLTNVALITDGRYSGASHGFIVGHIVPEAAVGGPIAVVRDGDVITIDAESNAITMDVSDEEVQQRLREWKPPAPHVTRGVLAKYARLVGDASNGAMTDLF, encoded by the exons ATGAACCCCGCCAAACCTGCCGTGACATCCACCTTGGGCGAGGCCAAGTACCTCGAATTTCCCTGCGTGCCAGCGGGCACCAAGCACGAAGATGGTACCCCTGTCTTGAACCGTTGGTCTTCTACTATCACCAGAGGCCATGAGTTCCCTGGCGCGAAG GCTATGCTGTACGCGGCAGGCATCCCCGATCACAATGCCATGACGAGGAGTCCCCAGGTTGGTGTTGCGTCTGTGTGGTGGGAAGGCAATCCTTGCAATATGCACCTGTTGGACCTGGCCAAGacggtgaagaaggcgatcACGGACCAAGGCATGATTGGATGGCAGTACAATACCATTGGTGTGTCGGATGCGATTGGCATGGGTAGTGAAG GTATGCGGTTTTCTCTCCAGACCCGTGAAATCATTGCAGACAGCGTTGAGTCTGTAACGTGCGCTCAATACCATGACGCTTGCATTGCCATCCCCGGATGCGACAAGAACATGCCTGGTGTGGTGATGGGTATGGCGAGACACAATCGGCCCTCGATCATGCTCTACGGTGGTACTATCGAAGTTGGGTATTCCCAGCTTCTTCGGAAGCGTGTAAGCGTTTCGACATGCTTCGAAGCTGCTGGTGCCTACACATATAACACTCTCCGTCAAccggatgatggaggtgataCTAGCAAGAGCAAGGATGAGATTatggatgatctggagagGCATGCCTGCCCGAGCGCGGGAGCATGTGGTGGTATGTTCACGGCCAACACCATGGCTACAGCAATTGAGTCCATGGGCCTCTCCTTGCCCGGCTCGTCTTCTACCCCTGCATCCTCCCCAACCAAGATGCGTGAGTGTGTCAAAGCAGCCGAAGCCATCAAGGTTTGCATGGAAAAGGACATCCGTCCTCGGGACTTGTTGACCAAACGGTCTTTCGAGAATGCCCTGGTCATGACTATGGCCCTGGGAGGAAGCACCAATGGTGTGCTCCACTTCCTGGCTATGGCCCGCACTGCCGGCGTGGACCTTACTCTAGACGATGTCCAGCGGGTCAGCAACAAGATCCCTTTTATTGCAGACCTGTCCCCTAGTGGGAAGTACTACATGGCGGACCTCTACGAAGTTGGAGGCATCCCGTCGGTCCAGAAGTTGTTGATCGCAGCTGGTCTGCTTGATGGCGATATTCCCACTGTGACCGGCAAGACTCTGGCCCAGAACGTAGCATCACACCCATCGTTGTCTGCTGACCAGGTCATCATCCGTCCCCTGGACAACCCTATCAAGGCGACGGGCCATCTTCAGATCCTGCGAGGTAACCTTGCACCCGGCGGTGCGGTTGCTAAGATTACCGGCAAGGAAGGGCTCCGGTTCACGGGTAAGGCGCGCGTGTTTGACAAGGAGCATCAGCTCAACGAGGCCCTGAACCAGGGCAAGATCCCTCACGGCGAGAACCTGGTCATTGTTGTTCGCTACGAGGGCCCTAAGGGTGGCCCGGGAATGCCGGAACAGCTCAAGGCCAGTGCAGCGCTCATGGGAGCCAAGCTCACCAACGTGGCACTGATTACGGACGGTAGATACTCTGGCGCTAGTCACGGATTCATTGTGGGGCATATTGTCCCTGAAGCTGCCGTAGGAGGGCCCATTGCCGTTGTTCGGGACGGCGATGTGATCACTATTGATGCCGAATCAAATGCCATCACTATGGATGtatcggatgaggaggtgcaGCAGCGTCTGCGGGAGTGGAAGCCCCCAGCACCGCATGTCACACGAGGTGTGCTGGCCAAATATGCCCGGTTGGTGGGAGATGCCTCGAACGGGGCCATGACGGATCTATTTTAG
- the PEX2 gene encoding pex2/pex10/pex12 family protein (COG:O;~EggNog:ENOG410PH42;~InterPro:IPR006845;~PFAM:PF04757;~TransMembrane:2 (i205-223o259-280i)) — MSSTNFAAAQERVLERRRLREAEARARLAEQQRTSPLNHPTLQRLPYPLNKLPQSGFSLWNTIRGREGIRPAYRVGQVDAELLDEELLGLLKGQVGDALKYYGPQLREDWSHEIQFALRAILFKLSIWDHDASYGAALQNLKYIDSRSKGPVHSAPTKWQKSLYGLLTVGGRYAWGKWESWLINQESGYEEPSQEVRMLARMTDLVSASHSIAAFVSFLVFLVNGRYRTLVDRVLRMRLIPPSAQASREVSFEYLNRQLVWHAMTEFLLFLLPLVGISRWRRWLSRLWRKTLSTLKSGSEDEEQTGKQGELSFLPERTCAICYKDNNPTSTTEGEAIAASASSGGIVGSAQTDITNPYETIPCGCIYCFVCIVQKLEGEEGEGWVCLRCGEIVKKCKPWNGDVLEETRPQSSSGKMVGFAVDGDDSTANELGAEDRTGKSSPLEEVTSDEALHHSSQWSTIEKDALEEVHDEEAETDGSVQ, encoded by the exons ATGAGTTCTACAAATTTCGCCGCTGCCCAGGAAAGGGTTCTGGAACGTCGTCGTCTCCGCGAAGCGGAAGCTCGCGCCCGGCTGGCGGAGCAGCAGCGGACGTCGCCGCTCAATCATCCCACTCTTCAGCGACTTCCTTATCCCCTGAATAAACTGCCCCAGTCGGGTTTCTCGTTATGGAATACAATTAGAGGCCGAGAGGGTATCAGGCCTGCGTACCGCGTCGGCCAGGTCGATGCCGAACTGTTAGATGAAGAATTACTGGGACTGTTGAAAGGACAGGTGGGGGACGCATTGAAATATTACGGG CCCCAACTACGTGAAGACTGGTCTCATGAGATTCAATTCGCCCTCCGTGCGATCCTTTTCAAGCTCTCGATATGGGACCACGATGCCTCCTATGGCGCAGCACTGCAGAACCTAAAATACATCGACAGTCGCAGCAAAGGACCCGTGCATTCGGCACCAACAAAGTGGCAGAAATCCCTCTATGGTCTGCTTACAGTCGGTGGCCGCTACGCTTGGGGGAAATGGGAAAGCTGGCTGATTAACCAAGAGAGTGGGTACGAGGAG CCGTCCCAGGAAGTACGCATGCTCGCCCGCATGACAGATCTCGTTTCCGCCTCTCACTCGATCGCCGCCTTCGTCTCCTTTCTTGTATTCTTGGTGAATGGCCGATATCGGACCCTGGTCGACCGCGTGCTTCGTATGCGCTTGATTCCACCTTCCGCGCAGGCGAGTCGTGAGGTGTCATTCGAATATCTTAATCGTCAACTTGTGTGGCACGCGATGACGGagtttctcctcttcctcttgccGCTTGTGGGTATTAGCCGGTGGCGCCGGTGGCTCTCCAGGCTGTGGCGCAAGACACTGTCCACCCTCAAGTCCGGcagcgaggacgaagaacaGACCGGGAAGCAGGGTGAATTGTCTTTCCTTCCGGAGAGAACCTGCGCGATATGCTACAAAGACAACAACCCCACGTCCACGACGGAGGGCGAAGCAATAGCCGCGTCAGCCTCGTCGGGAGGCATCGTCGGGTCAGCCCAGACGGATATAACTAACCCCTATGAAACTATACCCTGCGGTTGTATATACTGTTTTGTCTGCATTGTGCAGAAGCtcgaaggggaagagggagaaggctGGGTCTGTCTACGCTGTGGCGAGATCGTGAAGAAATGCAAACCCTGGAATGGCGATGTACTGGAAGAAACACGACCCCAGTCAAGCTCGGGAAAGATGGTAGGGTTTGCagtggatggcgatgacagCACTGCAAACGAGCTGGGGGCGGAGGATCGCACTGGGAAATCAAGCCCCTTGGAGGAGGTTACGTCGGATGAGGCGCTTCACCACTCAAGCCAATGGTCGACCATCGAGAAGGATGCACTGGAAGAGGTACATGATGAGGAGGCAGAGACGGACGGTTCAGTACAGTAG